From one Brevibacterium sp. 'Marine' genomic stretch:
- a CDS encoding ATP-binding domain-containing protein, producing the protein MTETSEIRVEQTKLDELYARLDELREETTARLGTVRISEVGGNHQHRTERDAFATLYEDQLIRLDGAEEGLCFGRLDIVDEDGPTYIGRIGLTDDQRQQILIDWRAPAAERFYQSTAANPDGIARRRHLVTANRLVTGIEDDVLDIDALDDTQRSNLQGEGALLAALTTHRTGRMGDIVATIQAEQDAIIRRPLSGVLVVQGGPGTGKTAVALHRAAFLLYRHRERIAKSGVLLVGPSTVFLKYIEKVLPSLGETGAVLLTPGQLYPGLDTDAADAPAAAEIKGRSVMARVLKNHIANYQRIPDNDVEMRVRSHTIVLRRKDVQSARDRARRSGDPHNAARTGFVTGLLKILAEDLAREMGMDAAGERLPELLEDLRSSVDVRRALNLAWFPIGPAAALRSLLGRPHKLQAAARKLLTPAEQSILLEQRRDEFTVDDVPLLDELAELLGSAPQQTQARDDSAREYAEAVVDMTETGGMVSAETLASRWEEQGPAMTLAERALEDREWTYGHLVVDEAQELSPMQWRVLFRRVPSKSATVVGDLAQSSQVDNARTWSSILTEFVGDRFALQVLTVSYRTPQSVMDLANRYLHRHFPQLELVESVRQGGSDPQLDSFADESELLAALPGAVAAEVSAAEGGKIAVIADEALIDPIAEAIADFDFGRSVTGLDHQIALITPQQAKGLEFDAVIIVEPGRISPVGGEEGVGGLYVALTRTTERLRVLASVSTELTELFSAEAIRRAG; encoded by the coding sequence ATGACCGAAACTTCAGAAATTCGAGTCGAGCAGACCAAGCTCGACGAGCTCTATGCCCGCCTCGATGAGCTCCGGGAGGAGACGACAGCCCGCCTGGGGACGGTGAGGATCTCCGAGGTCGGAGGCAATCACCAGCACCGCACCGAACGCGATGCCTTCGCGACGCTGTACGAAGATCAGCTCATCCGTCTCGACGGCGCCGAGGAGGGACTGTGCTTCGGTCGCCTCGACATCGTCGATGAGGACGGCCCCACCTATATCGGCCGCATCGGACTCACCGACGATCAGCGTCAGCAGATCCTCATCGACTGGAGGGCTCCGGCCGCCGAACGCTTCTACCAGTCGACGGCCGCCAATCCCGACGGCATCGCCCGCCGCCGTCACCTCGTCACCGCCAACCGGTTGGTCACCGGCATCGAAGACGATGTGCTCGACATCGACGCACTCGATGACACTCAGCGGTCGAACCTGCAGGGTGAAGGTGCTCTGCTCGCAGCACTGACCACCCACCGCACCGGTCGGATGGGCGATATCGTCGCGACCATCCAGGCCGAACAGGACGCGATCATCCGCCGTCCGCTCTCCGGCGTCCTCGTCGTCCAGGGCGGTCCGGGCACCGGCAAGACCGCCGTCGCTCTCCACCGTGCCGCGTTCCTGCTCTACCGTCATCGGGAGCGCATCGCGAAGTCCGGTGTCCTCCTCGTCGGCCCGTCGACGGTGTTCCTCAAGTACATCGAGAAGGTTCTGCCCAGCCTCGGCGAGACAGGGGCCGTCCTGCTCACCCCGGGGCAGCTGTATCCGGGACTCGACACGGATGCCGCTGATGCACCGGCAGCAGCCGAGATCAAGGGCCGCTCCGTCATGGCTCGGGTGCTGAAGAACCATATTGCGAACTATCAGCGCATCCCCGACAACGACGTCGAGATGCGGGTGCGTTCGCATACGATCGTGCTGCGTCGCAAGGATGTGCAGTCCGCGCGCGATCGGGCTCGTCGCAGCGGAGATCCGCACAATGCCGCCCGCACCGGTTTCGTCACCGGGCTGCTGAAGATCCTCGCCGAGGATCTCGCCCGTGAGATGGGGATGGATGCGGCCGGCGAGCGGCTGCCCGAACTGCTTGAGGACCTGCGGTCGTCCGTCGACGTCCGGCGCGCCCTCAACCTCGCGTGGTTCCCCATCGGTCCCGCGGCTGCTCTGCGTTCTCTGCTGGGCAGACCGCACAAACTCCAGGCCGCGGCTCGCAAACTCCTCACACCCGCCGAACAGTCGATTCTGCTCGAGCAGCGTCGGGATGAGTTCACGGTCGACGATGTGCCCCTGCTCGACGAGCTTGCCGAGCTTCTCGGTTCCGCGCCTCAGCAGACTCAGGCGCGGGATGACTCGGCTCGCGAATACGCCGAAGCCGTCGTCGATATGACCGAGACCGGCGGAATGGTCTCCGCCGAGACGCTCGCGTCCCGCTGGGAGGAGCAGGGCCCGGCGATGACCCTGGCCGAACGCGCCCTCGAGGACCGGGAGTGGACGTACGGCCACCTCGTCGTCGATGAGGCGCAGGAGCTGTCCCCGATGCAGTGGCGGGTCCTCTTCCGCCGCGTGCCGTCGAAGTCGGCCACCGTCGTCGGCGACCTCGCACAGTCCTCGCAGGTCGACAACGCCCGCACCTGGTCATCGATCCTCACCGAGTTCGTCGGCGACCGTTTCGCTCTCCAGGTGCTCACGGTCTCCTACCGCACTCCGCAGTCGGTGATGGATCTGGCCAACCGCTACCTGCATCGGCATTTCCCGCAGCTCGAGCTCGTCGAGTCGGTGCGTCAGGGCGGTTCGGATCCGCAGCTGGACTCCTTCGCCGACGAATCCGAGCTGCTGGCCGCCCTCCCCGGCGCGGTCGCGGCCGAGGTGTCCGCCGCCGAAGGTGGGAAGATCGCCGTCATCGCTGATGAGGCGCTCATCGATCCCATCGCCGAGGCGATCGCGGACTTCGATTTCGGACGGTCGGTCACGGGCTTGGACCATCAGATCGCCCTCATCACCCCGCAGCAGGCCAAAGGCCTCGAGTTCGATGCGGTGATCATCGTCGAGCCCGGCCGCATCTCCCCGGTCGGCGGTGAGGAAGGCGTCGGCGGCCTCTATGTGGCGCTGACCCGAACGACGGAACGTCTGCGTGTGCTGGCGTCCGTGTCCACGGAACTGACCGAGCTCTTCTCCGCCGAGGCGATCCGCCGAGCCGGCTGA
- a CDS encoding signal peptidase II has product MNDPASRVKRPRAAMMVLLFTIAASVLVIDQFTKFLAVTFLEDGPPVPVIGSLAGFTFYRNPGAALGLGSNVTWIFPIIAVGVFIAILVISRKLGSRAWAIGLGLLLGGLFGNLVDRLFREPSFLHGAVVDFIDLSLFICNVADIAISAAAVTLVIVSLRGIDIDGSDSTRVKEDSHD; this is encoded by the coding sequence ATGAACGATCCTGCCTCACGGGTGAAACGACCTCGCGCCGCCATGATGGTCCTGCTGTTCACAATCGCAGCATCAGTGCTCGTGATCGATCAGTTCACCAAGTTCCTCGCCGTCACCTTCCTCGAAGACGGGCCTCCGGTTCCGGTGATCGGCTCCCTGGCCGGATTCACCTTCTACCGCAACCCCGGAGCCGCGCTCGGCCTCGGGTCGAATGTGACGTGGATCTTCCCGATCATCGCCGTCGGCGTCTTCATCGCCATCCTCGTGATCTCTCGCAAGCTCGGGTCGCGGGCCTGGGCGATCGGCCTCGGTCTGCTCTTAGGCGGACTCTTCGGCAACCTCGTCGACAGGCTCTTCCGCGAACCGTCGTTCCTGCACGGCGCCGTCGTCGACTTCATCGATCTGTCTCTGTTCATCTGCAATGTCGCGGACATCGCGATCTCCGCCGCCGCAGTGACCCTCGTCATCGTCAGCCTCAGGGGCATCGACATCGACGGATCGGACTCCACCCGCGTGAAAGAGGACTCTCATGACTGA
- a CDS encoding RluA family pseudouridine synthase, which yields MTERSILVPEGLDGQRVDAAMSKLLGLSRTAAADICADGGVEMSGRPVIKSDRVIAGERLDIMMPEPKKPLEVVPDPVPGMRIVHDEDAFVVVDKPVGVAAHPALGWTGRTVVGGLAAAGFRIATSGAPERQGIVQRLDVGTSGLMVVAKSEYAYSVLKRAFKERTVEKTYHAVVQGLPDPVLGTIDAPIARHPKHDGLYAVRTEGKNAITHYEVIEAHRRAALVEVHLETGRTHQIRVHFSATKHPCVGDLPYGADPVLAKELGLERQWLHAVKLGFHHPDTQKWVEFESGYPEDLQTALDRIRPR from the coding sequence ATGACTGAACGTTCCATCCTCGTCCCCGAGGGACTCGACGGCCAGCGCGTGGACGCTGCGATGTCGAAGCTGCTCGGTCTCTCCCGCACTGCGGCCGCCGATATCTGCGCCGACGGGGGAGTGGAGATGTCCGGGCGCCCGGTCATCAAATCCGATCGCGTCATCGCCGGTGAACGACTCGACATCATGATGCCCGAGCCGAAGAAGCCGCTCGAGGTCGTGCCCGATCCCGTGCCGGGAATGCGCATCGTCCACGACGAAGATGCATTCGTCGTCGTCGACAAGCCCGTCGGCGTGGCAGCACACCCGGCCCTCGGCTGGACCGGACGCACCGTCGTCGGCGGTCTCGCCGCAGCAGGATTCCGCATCGCCACCTCCGGCGCGCCCGAACGTCAGGGCATCGTGCAGCGACTCGATGTCGGCACGTCGGGACTCATGGTCGTGGCGAAGAGCGAATACGCCTACAGCGTGCTCAAACGCGCCTTCAAGGAACGCACGGTGGAAAAGACCTACCATGCGGTCGTGCAGGGACTGCCCGACCCTGTGCTCGGCACCATCGATGCCCCGATCGCCCGGCATCCCAAACACGACGGACTCTACGCGGTGCGCACCGAAGGCAAGAACGCGATCACCCACTACGAAGTGATCGAAGCCCACCGCCGTGCCGCACTCGTCGAGGTCCACCTGGAGACCGGACGCACTCACCAGATCCGCGTCCATTTCTCCGCCACCAAACATCCCTGCGTCGGCGATCTGCCCTACGGCGCCGATCCGGTGCTGGCGAAGGAACTCGGACTGGAACGCCAATGGCTGCATGCCGTCAAGCTCGGTTTCCACCACCCCGATACGCAGAAGTGGGTCGAATTCGAAAGCGGGTACCCCGAGGACCTGCAGACCGCGCTCGACCGCATCCGGCCGCGCTGA
- the hisD gene encoding histidinol dehydrogenase, with the protein MVRVNILDFRGETLNKRFLAQKLPRAAETHADIERRVADLLDTVAGGGAAAVKDFTERFDGVRPEALRVPASALAEAAAELDPAVKAALVESIARARTVAADQRPDDVRTELASGAFVTTRHLPVERVGLYVPGGLAVYPSTVIMNVVPAQTAGAHSLAIASPPQSNGLPHPTVLATAHILGVDEVWAMGGAQAIGALAYGFDDGEELEPVDLITGPGNAYVAAAKSLVRSRVGIDAVAGPTEIIILADDQADPRFVAADLISQAEHDELAASVLVTDSVDLAEAVQKELDVQVPQAMHTERIGTALAGRQSAIVLVDDLDAGITVVNGYAGEHVEVHTADAEAVGARITNGGAVFLGDWAPVSLGDYCAGSNHVLPTMGTAAHGSGLGVHSFIKVSQVIDYDRQALSEVAGHIGVLAASEQLPAHGRAVDIRFEE; encoded by the coding sequence ATGGTGCGGGTGAACATTCTGGACTTCCGTGGTGAGACCCTCAACAAGCGATTCCTGGCGCAGAAGCTGCCTCGGGCCGCCGAGACCCATGCCGATATCGAACGACGAGTCGCCGACCTGCTCGACACCGTCGCCGGCGGGGGAGCAGCCGCGGTGAAGGACTTCACCGAACGCTTCGACGGGGTCCGTCCCGAGGCTCTGCGCGTGCCGGCCTCGGCGCTGGCCGAGGCCGCAGCCGAACTCGATCCCGCGGTCAAGGCCGCACTCGTCGAATCCATCGCCCGGGCCCGGACGGTCGCGGCCGATCAGCGTCCCGACGACGTCCGCACCGAACTGGCCTCCGGCGCCTTCGTCACCACCCGCCACCTGCCGGTCGAACGAGTCGGACTCTACGTTCCCGGCGGACTGGCCGTGTACCCGTCGACGGTGATCATGAACGTCGTGCCGGCACAGACCGCCGGTGCACACTCATTGGCGATCGCGAGCCCGCCCCAGAGCAACGGCCTGCCGCACCCCACCGTGCTCGCCACCGCACACATCCTCGGCGTCGACGAAGTGTGGGCGATGGGCGGAGCACAGGCGATCGGCGCCCTGGCCTACGGCTTCGACGACGGTGAGGAACTCGAACCCGTCGACCTCATCACCGGTCCCGGGAACGCCTATGTGGCTGCGGCGAAGTCCCTGGTCCGTTCCCGGGTGGGCATCGACGCGGTCGCCGGACCCACGGAGATCATCATCCTCGCCGACGACCAGGCCGACCCGCGCTTCGTCGCCGCCGACCTCATCAGCCAGGCCGAACACGACGAACTGGCCGCCTCGGTGCTGGTCACCGACTCCGTCGATCTCGCCGAGGCGGTGCAGAAGGAGCTGGACGTGCAGGTGCCGCAGGCGATGCACACCGAACGGATCGGGACGGCTCTGGCCGGTCGACAGTCAGCGATCGTCCTCGTCGACGATCTCGACGCCGGGATCACCGTGGTCAACGGCTACGCCGGAGAGCACGTCGAGGTCCACACGGCCGATGCGGAAGCGGTCGGGGCACGGATCACGAACGGCGGAGCGGTCTTCCTCGGCGATTGGGCACCGGTGTCGCTCGGTGACTACTGCGCCGGGTCGAATCACGTGCTGCCCACGATGGGCACCGCCGCTCACGGTTCGGGGCTGGGTGTGCACTCATTCATCAAGGTCAGCCAGGTCATCGACTATGATCGACAGGCACTGTCCGAGGTGGCCGGGCACATCGGTGTTCTCGCCGCCAGCGAACAGCTGCCGGCCCACGGGCGGGCTGTCGACATCAGGTTCGAGGAGTAG
- the nrdR gene encoding transcriptional regulator NrdR → MRCPFCRESDSRVVDSRTSEDGAAIRRRRQCRHCGRRFTTMEATSLSVIKRSGVTEEFSRQKIMSGVRKACQGRPVSDDDLAKLAQRVEENIRSRGIAEIDADEVGLSILEPLRELDQVAYLRFASVYQGFDSLEDFEAAIDSLRADALLQSGQTREPTPDDFAD, encoded by the coding sequence ATGCGCTGTCCGTTCTGCCGTGAGTCCGATTCGCGGGTTGTCGATTCGAGGACCAGCGAAGACGGCGCAGCGATCCGTCGGCGTCGGCAGTGCCGTCACTGCGGTCGTCGCTTCACCACGATGGAAGCCACGAGCCTGTCGGTGATCAAACGCTCCGGAGTCACTGAGGAGTTCTCCCGGCAGAAGATCATGTCCGGTGTGCGCAAGGCCTGCCAGGGACGCCCGGTCAGCGACGATGATCTCGCGAAGCTCGCACAGCGGGTGGAGGAGAACATCCGGTCGCGCGGAATCGCGGAGATCGACGCCGATGAGGTGGGGCTGTCGATCCTCGAACCGCTGCGGGAGCTCGATCAGGTCGCCTACCTGCGCTTCGCCAGCGTCTACCAGGGATTCGATTCGCTCGAAGACTTCGAGGCCGCGATCGATTCGCTGCGTGCCGATGCGCTGCTGCAGTCCGGGCAGACCCGCGAACCCACTCCCGACGACTTCGCCGACTGA
- a CDS encoding fused MFS/spermidine synthase, protein MVDISTGQARLEKLDGEADSYVLHVNGVPSSSITLSDPQRLDFEYLDWMRRIIDVELPHRTLRAAHIGAAGCALARALNSARPGSKQTAIDIDAKLLDFARDWFDLPRSPALALRAGDGAVEIGKFRADTLDVLVRDAFDHDSVPTTLQTFEFFTSCAEAVKDSGLYVANVPDPGDHRLLRAELRGLGEHFAHLAAATEPAILKGRRRGNVVVLASHSELDTAGLDRSLRTAASSATFLAGTDLRSRLGI, encoded by the coding sequence GTGGTCGACATCTCGACGGGTCAGGCCCGGCTGGAGAAGCTCGACGGCGAGGCCGATTCCTATGTGCTCCATGTCAACGGAGTCCCGTCGTCGTCGATCACTCTGTCCGATCCGCAGCGTCTGGATTTCGAGTACCTGGACTGGATGCGACGCATCATCGACGTCGAGCTCCCTCACCGCACTCTCCGGGCCGCACATATCGGTGCCGCCGGCTGCGCTCTGGCCCGGGCGCTGAACTCGGCACGACCGGGGTCGAAGCAGACGGCGATCGACATCGACGCCAAGCTGCTCGACTTCGCCCGCGACTGGTTCGACCTGCCCCGCTCCCCCGCCCTGGCCCTGCGCGCCGGCGACGGAGCGGTGGAGATCGGGAAGTTCAGAGCCGACACCCTCGACGTCCTCGTCCGAGATGCCTTCGACCACGACTCGGTTCCCACAACCCTGCAGACGTTCGAGTTCTTCACCTCCTGCGCGGAGGCGGTCAAGGACTCCGGCCTCTACGTCGCGAATGTGCCCGACCCCGGCGACCACCGTCTTCTCAGGGCCGAACTCCGCGGCCTCGGCGAGCACTTCGCCCATCTTGCCGCCGCCACGGAACCGGCGATCCTCAAGGGACGTCGGCGCGGAAATGTCGTCGTCCTCGCCTCCCACTCCGAACTCGACACGGCCGGCCTCGACCGGAGTCTGCGCACCGCCGCCTCCTCCGCGACCTTCCTGGCCGGAACCGACCTGCGCTCCCGCCTGGGCATATGA
- a CDS encoding DivIVA domain-containing protein, with product MALTPEDVVNKRFQHVKFRDGYDQDEVDDFLDEVVVEIRRLYQENDELRQKLSTAEQRVKELEAGGASAAPAEDIDATQAMPAAVPAPEEKEEAPAPAEAPAAPAPVEETPAPAVKEAAPAPKDSSAAPAMAAGAAGGAAGAGLGAAVAGDGDAHGLIALAQRVHDEHVAEGERKRDELIKGAEKEAADIVGKAESKRDETLSTLESQKSTLERSIDQLSNFERQYRTRLKSYLNDQLRDLENSTSLAPETLDGNGPLGGSSNHKL from the coding sequence ATGGCGCTCACGCCTGAAGACGTAGTAAACAAGCGGTTCCAGCATGTGAAGTTCCGCGACGGGTACGACCAGGACGAAGTCGACGATTTCCTTGATGAGGTCGTCGTTGAGATTCGCCGTCTCTACCAGGAGAACGACGAGCTGCGTCAGAAGCTCTCCACCGCCGAACAGCGTGTGAAGGAACTCGAAGCCGGCGGCGCCTCCGCGGCACCGGCAGAGGACATCGACGCCACTCAGGCGATGCCCGCAGCCGTTCCCGCACCCGAAGAGAAGGAAGAGGCTCCGGCTCCGGCCGAGGCACCTGCCGCTCCGGCACCGGTCGAAGAGACCCCGGCCCCGGCCGTCAAGGAAGCCGCTCCGGCCCCCAAGGACAGCTCTGCTGCACCTGCTATGGCAGCCGGTGCCGCCGGTGGAGCCGCGGGTGCCGGTCTCGGCGCTGCCGTAGCGGGCGACGGAGACGCTCATGGTCTCATCGCTCTGGCTCAGCGCGTCCACGACGAGCATGTCGCCGAAGGTGAGCGCAAGCGCGACGAGCTCATCAAGGGCGCTGAGAAGGAAGCAGCCGACATCGTCGGCAAGGCCGAATCCAAGCGCGACGAGACGCTGTCGACCCTCGAATCGCAGAAGTCGACGCTCGAGCGTTCGATCGACCAGCTCTCGAACTTCGAGCGCCAGTACCGCACTCGCCTCAAGAGCTACCTCAACGATCAGCTGCGTGACCTCGAGAACTCCACGAGCCTGGCTCCGGAGACCCTCGACGGAAACGGCCCGCTGGGCGGTTCCTCGAACCACAAGCTCTGA
- the dnaE gene encoding DNA polymerase III subunit alpha — protein MPNEDFVHLHVHTEYSMLDGAARLADLMAATKASGMSAIATTDHGYLFGAFDFWSQATAAGIKPIIGVEAYVTPGTDRRDKTRVKWRTDESQKSDDLSGGGLYTHMTLLSRNNTGMRNLFKASSYASLDSVTAKWPRLDQDLLESYSDGLIATTGCPSGEVQVRLRLGQYEEAKAAAGKYREIFGRDNYYVELMDHGLSIEKRVTKDLIRLSKELDIPLVATNDLHYTHESDAKAHEALLAIQSGSKLIEPTYDQGGSRFAFSGSGYYLKTPAEMRSLFREFPEACDNTLEIAEKCEVSFDTSANYMPKFPCPPGEDETSWLIKEVAKGLDYRYPGGVPDDVRRQADYELDIIISMGFPGYFLVVADFINWSKDNGIRVGPGRGSGAGSMVAYAMRITDLDPLQHGLFFERFLNPDRVSMPDFDVDFDDRRRSEVIDYVTEKYGDERVAMIVTYGTIKTKMALKDSARVLGKPFSMGERLTKALPPAEMAKDIPLKDIEDPESKRYKEAGEFRELVDADPEARETFETAKGLEGLKRQWGVHAAGVIMSSDPIIDVIPIMRRFQDGQVITQFDYPTSEGLGLIKMDFLGLRNLTIISDAVENIKANRDHELDLEHLALDDPAAYELLTRGDTLGVFQLDGGGLRALLRMMKPDNFEDISATLALYRPGPMGADSHTNYALRKNGLQEVTPIHPELEEPLKEILDTTYGLIIYQEQVMAIAQKVAGYSLGQADILRRAMGKKKKSELDKQQVGFFGGMKERGYSEAAAQALWDILLPFSDYAFNKAHSAAYGVVSYWTAYLKAHYTAEYMAALLTSVGDNKDKLAIYLNECRRLGITVLPPDVNESALHFTPVGTDIRFGMGAVRNVGAHVVEGIVEARGEKGAYTSFTDFLDKVPSHVCNKRTIESLIKAGGFDSLGHSRRSLVEVHEEAVDSVIGVKRQEANGQFDLFAGLGGGDDSPGFSVTIPDRPEWEKKEKLSFERDMIGLYVSDHPLNGLEGVLAAESDASIAEVVDPESHRHDGSQIKVCGMITQVTRKVSKNSGRPYAIVTVEDLEAEIEVMFFGDTYEPVASLLATDLVISLTGRIRTSDDRPTSLMAMSMTIPDVTDPNDRPLNLIMPMEKATEEMASKLKRILESNKGQTDVHITLSQPGRQTIMRLDRSIRVDPNPSLYGDLKALLGSRCFSV, from the coding sequence GTGCCGAACGAGGACTTCGTCCACCTCCACGTCCACACCGAATACTCCATGTTGGACGGTGCGGCGCGCCTCGCCGATCTGATGGCGGCGACGAAGGCATCGGGGATGTCCGCGATCGCCACGACCGACCATGGATACCTGTTCGGCGCCTTCGACTTCTGGTCTCAGGCGACTGCCGCCGGAATCAAACCCATCATCGGCGTCGAAGCCTATGTCACCCCCGGCACCGACCGCCGGGACAAGACGCGCGTGAAGTGGCGCACCGACGAATCGCAGAAGAGCGATGATCTCTCCGGCGGTGGTCTCTACACGCACATGACTCTGCTGTCTCGGAACAATACGGGCATGCGCAACCTGTTCAAGGCATCATCGTATGCCTCCCTGGACTCGGTGACCGCGAAATGGCCCCGACTGGACCAGGATCTGCTCGAGAGCTATTCCGACGGACTCATCGCCACCACCGGCTGTCCCTCGGGCGAGGTGCAGGTGCGGCTGCGGCTGGGGCAATACGAAGAAGCCAAAGCGGCGGCCGGGAAGTACCGTGAGATCTTCGGCAGGGACAACTACTACGTCGAACTCATGGACCACGGCCTGTCCATCGAGAAGAGGGTGACGAAGGACCTCATCCGACTGTCGAAAGAACTCGACATTCCGCTGGTCGCCACCAACGACCTCCACTACACGCACGAATCCGATGCGAAGGCGCACGAGGCCCTGCTGGCCATCCAATCAGGTTCGAAACTCATCGAACCCACCTACGATCAGGGCGGATCGCGCTTCGCCTTCTCCGGCTCCGGCTACTACCTCAAGACTCCCGCAGAGATGCGGTCACTGTTCAGGGAATTCCCCGAGGCCTGCGACAACACCCTCGAGATCGCCGAGAAGTGCGAAGTCTCCTTCGACACCTCGGCGAACTACATGCCGAAGTTCCCGTGCCCTCCCGGCGAGGACGAGACCTCGTGGCTGATCAAGGAGGTCGCGAAGGGACTCGACTACCGGTACCCCGGCGGTGTTCCCGACGACGTCCGCAGGCAGGCCGACTACGAACTCGACATCATCATCTCGATGGGCTTCCCCGGCTACTTCCTCGTCGTCGCCGACTTCATCAACTGGTCGAAGGACAACGGCATCCGCGTCGGGCCCGGCCGTGGTTCGGGTGCCGGCTCCATGGTCGCCTACGCGATGCGCATCACCGATCTCGATCCGCTCCAGCACGGACTGTTCTTCGAGCGCTTCCTCAACCCGGACCGTGTGTCCATGCCCGACTTCGACGTCGACTTCGATGATCGTCGCCGCAGCGAGGTCATCGACTATGTGACCGAGAAATACGGCGACGAGCGTGTGGCGATGATCGTCACCTACGGCACGATCAAGACGAAGATGGCACTGAAGGACTCCGCTCGAGTCCTCGGCAAACCCTTCTCCATGGGTGAGCGGCTGACGAAGGCTCTGCCGCCTGCGGAGATGGCCAAGGACATTCCGCTCAAGGACATCGAGGACCCGGAGTCCAAGCGCTATAAGGAAGCCGGGGAGTTCCGCGAACTCGTCGACGCCGATCCGGAGGCCCGGGAGACCTTCGAGACCGCCAAGGGCCTGGAAGGGCTGAAGCGACAGTGGGGTGTCCACGCCGCCGGTGTCATCATGTCCTCGGACCCGATCATCGACGTCATTCCGATCATGCGGCGGTTCCAGGACGGACAGGTCATCACCCAGTTCGACTATCCGACCTCTGAGGGCCTCGGGCTCATCAAGATGGACTTCCTGGGGCTGCGGAACCTCACGATCATCTCCGACGCAGTGGAGAACATCAAAGCCAACCGGGACCACGAACTCGACCTCGAGCACCTTGCCCTCGACGATCCTGCCGCGTACGAGCTGCTGACCCGGGGTGACACCCTCGGTGTGTTCCAGCTCGACGGCGGCGGCCTGCGTGCCCTGCTGCGGATGATGAAGCCGGACAACTTCGAGGATATCTCCGCGACCCTGGCGCTCTACCGCCCCGGGCCGATGGGCGCCGACTCGCACACGAACTATGCCCTGCGCAAGAACGGTCTGCAGGAGGTCACCCCGATCCACCCGGAGCTCGAGGAGCCGCTCAAGGAGATCCTCGACACCACCTACGGTCTCATCATCTACCAGGAGCAGGTGATGGCGATCGCACAGAAGGTCGCCGGCTACTCGCTGGGACAGGCAGACATCCTCCGCCGCGCGATGGGCAAGAAGAAGAAGTCCGAGCTCGACAAGCAGCAGGTCGGATTCTTCGGCGGAATGAAGGAACGCGGCTATTCCGAAGCCGCTGCCCAAGCCCTGTGGGACATCCTGCTGCCGTTCTCGGACTACGCGTTCAACAAGGCGCACTCGGCCGCCTACGGCGTCGTGTCCTACTGGACCGCCTATCTCAAAGCTCACTACACCGCCGAATACATGGCGGCCCTGCTGACCTCGGTCGGTGACAACAAGGACAAGCTCGCGATCTACCTCAACGAGTGCCGCCGGCTGGGCATCACCGTGCTGCCTCCGGACGTCAACGAATCCGCGCTCCACTTCACCCCGGTCGGCACCGATATCCGCTTCGGCATGGGCGCGGTCCGCAACGTCGGCGCGCACGTCGTCGAGGGCATCGTCGAGGCCCGCGGCGAGAAGGGCGCCTACACCTCGTTCACGGACTTCCTCGACAAGGTGCCCAGCCACGTGTGCAACAAGCGCACGATCGAATCGCTCATCAAGGCCGGCGGTTTCGACTCGCTCGGCCACAGCCGTCGCTCACTCGTCGAAGTCCACGAGGAGGCCGTGGACTCGGTCATCGGCGTCAAGAGGCAGGAAGCCAACGGACAGTTCGATCTCTTCGCCGGGCTCGGCGGGGGAGACGACTCACCGGGCTTCTCCGTGACCATCCCGGACCGTCCGGAGTGGGAGAAGAAGGAGAAGCTGTCCTTCGAGCGTGACATGATCGGTCTCTACGTCTCCGACCACCCGCTCAACGGGCTCGAAGGTGTGCTGGCTGCCGAATCCGATGCCTCCATCGCCGAGGTGGTCGATCCGGAGTCGCACCGCCATGACGGATCCCAGATCAAGGTCTGCGGAATGATCACCCAGGTCACCCGCAAGGTGTCGAAGAACTCCGGGCGTCCCTATGCGATCGTGACCGTGGAGGATCTCGAAGCCGAGATCGAGGTGATGTTCTTCGGCGACACCTACGAGCCGGTGGCGAGCCTGTTGGCGACCGACCTCGTGATCTCCCTGACCGGTCGCATCCGCACCTCAGATGACCGTCCGACCTCGCTGATGGCGATGTCGATGACGATTCCCGATGTCACCGACCCCAACGATCGGCCGCTCAACCTCATCATGCCGATGGAGAAGGCAACCGAGGAGATGGCGTCGAAACTCAAACGGATCCTCGAATCCAACAAGGGGCAGACGGACGTCCACATCACTCTTTCTCAGCCGGGACGGCAGACGATCATGCGCCTGGATCGGTCGATCCGAGTCGATCCGAACCCGAGCCTCTACGGCGACCTCAAGGCTCTGCTGGGCTCCCGCTGCTTCAGCGTCTGA